Proteins from a single region of Starkeya sp. ORNL1:
- a CDS encoding ABC transporter substrate-binding protein encodes MSKKIPLTLACGDYEIIRPLKDGTVKPDGIDLTVLTAMDSTTRHWRFLRNRDFDMAETSASSYVVARDSGYEINALPVFLHRRFRHGFVFINTSKGITKPSDLIGKKVGIKSFLVTAGHWMRGILEHEYGVPHKSIEWFAELDEDVDFTPPADLKINRLPHDKSVEQMLAEGEIDALIHSSLIKPIVNKDPRVARLFLDYKAEEKAYFAKTSIFPIMHVLGIKNEVLEAHPWVAINMFHAFNEAKAITMKRMENPRIVPLAWYREAWEEQEELLGSDPWEYGLSERNRHTMETLAGYSYEQGLVKRPWPVDELFVELGQGRKRGVEFRI; translated from the coding sequence ATGTCCAAGAAGATTCCGCTGACGCTGGCATGCGGCGACTACGAGATCATCCGGCCGCTGAAGGACGGCACGGTGAAGCCGGATGGCATCGACCTCACCGTGCTCACGGCGATGGATTCCACGACGCGCCACTGGCGCTTCCTGCGCAACCGCGATTTCGACATGGCGGAGACCTCGGCCTCCTCCTATGTCGTCGCCCGCGACAGCGGCTATGAGATCAATGCGCTGCCGGTGTTCCTGCATCGCCGTTTCCGCCACGGCTTCGTCTTCATCAACACCTCCAAGGGCATCACCAAGCCGAGCGACCTGATCGGCAAGAAGGTCGGCATCAAGTCCTTCCTGGTCACCGCCGGGCACTGGATGCGCGGCATCCTCGAGCACGAATACGGCGTGCCGCATAAATCGATCGAATGGTTCGCCGAGCTCGACGAGGATGTCGACTTCACCCCGCCGGCCGACCTCAAGATCAACCGGCTGCCGCACGACAAATCGGTCGAGCAGATGCTGGCGGAAGGCGAGATCGACGCGCTGATCCATTCCAGCCTGATCAAGCCGATCGTCAACAAGGACCCGCGCGTCGCGCGGCTGTTCCTTGACTACAAGGCCGAAGAAAAAGCCTACTTCGCCAAGACCAGCATCTTCCCGATCATGCATGTGCTCGGCATCAAGAACGAGGTGCTGGAAGCGCACCCGTGGGTGGCGATCAACATGTTCCATGCCTTTAACGAGGCGAAGGCCATCACCATGAAGCGCATGGAGAATCCGCGCATCGTGCCGCTCGCCTGGTATCGCGAGGCGTGGGAGGAGCAGGAGGAACTGCTCGGCTCCGACCCGTGGGAATACGGCCTGAGCGAGCGCAACCGCCACACCATGGAAACCCTCGCCGGATATTCCTATGAGCAGGGCCTGGTGAAGCGGCCATGGCCGGTTGACGAACTGTTCGTCGAGCTCGGCCAGGGCCGCAAGCGCGGCGTCGAATTCCGCATTTGA
- a CDS encoding UbiX family flavin prenyltransferase gives MVSIDRKRLIVGISGASGAIYGVTALELLRGLGIETHLVMTRSAQITLAHETRLKVADVAALADVNYKAEDIGAAISSGSFRTMGMLVAPCSIRSLSEIATGVTAGLLTRAADVVLKERRRLVLMVRETPLHLGHLRSMAQATEMGAIVMPPVPAFYAQPETVEDIVKHSVGRALDLFGLDSGTVKRWGEPEN, from the coding sequence ATGGTGAGTATCGATCGCAAGCGCCTGATCGTCGGCATCAGCGGCGCCTCCGGCGCGATCTATGGCGTGACCGCGCTGGAACTGCTGCGCGGCCTCGGCATCGAGACGCATCTGGTCATGACGCGCTCGGCGCAGATCACGCTGGCGCATGAGACCCGGCTCAAGGTTGCCGACGTCGCAGCGCTGGCCGACGTCAATTACAAGGCCGAGGACATCGGCGCCGCCATATCGAGCGGCTCGTTCCGCACCATGGGCATGCTGGTCGCGCCCTGTTCGATCCGCAGCCTCTCCGAGATCGCGACCGGCGTGACCGCCGGCCTGCTCACGCGCGCCGCGGACGTGGTGCTGAAGGAGCGCCGCCGACTGGTGCTGATGGTGCGCGAGACGCCGCTGCATCTCGGCCATCTGCGCAGCATGGCGCAGGCCACCGAGATGGGCGCCATCGTGATGCCGCCGGTGCCGGCCTTCTACGCCCAGCCGGAAACGGTCGAGGATATCGTGAAGCACAGCGTCGGCCGCGCGCTCGACCTGTTCGGGCTCGACAGCGGCACGGTGAAGCGCTGGGGCGAGCCAGAGAACTGA
- a CDS encoding TIGR02444 family protein, translating to MGTGMAEMDGPHWAFSLAVYGREDVPGACLRLQDGIGLDVNVLLLALFFAGSRNGTITAGTIATADAEIATWRTEVVVALRRLRILLKDGPPGAPRPATNELRAGIKSAELSAEQIEQAWLAGWFADHVGAGAAATTPDDFATVARCVAGYYAGQEASTLASELLAAADVVARAASAELSGKV from the coding sequence ATGGGGACGGGCATGGCGGAAATGGACGGGCCGCATTGGGCGTTCTCGCTGGCGGTCTATGGCCGCGAGGACGTGCCCGGCGCCTGCCTCCGGCTGCAGGACGGCATCGGACTCGACGTGAACGTGCTGCTGCTGGCGCTGTTCTTCGCCGGCTCGCGCAACGGCACGATCACAGCCGGGACCATTGCCACGGCTGATGCCGAGATCGCGACCTGGCGCACCGAGGTCGTGGTGGCGCTGCGGCGCCTGCGGATCCTGCTGAAGGACGGCCCGCCCGGCGCGCCGCGGCCGGCGACAAACGAGCTGCGCGCCGGCATCAAGAGCGCAGAACTCTCCGCCGAGCAGATCGAACAGGCCTGGCTCGCCGGCTGGTTCGCCGATCATGTTGGTGCAGGCGCTGCTGCGACCACACCCGATGACTTCGCCACCGTCGCGCGATGCGTTGCCGGCTATTATGCGGGGCAGGAAGCGAGTACGCTCGCATCGGAGCTTCTCGCAGCGGCCGACGTCGTGGCGCGCGCGGCGTCGGCGGAACTCAGCGGAAAAGTCTGA
- the tcuB gene encoding tricarballylate utilization 4Fe-4S protein TcuB, translating to MHATEALREADRLMTVCNSCRYCEGLCAVFPAMELRRSFADGDLNYLANLCHGCGACYADCQFSPPHEFDVNVPRTLAVVRADSYAAYAWPPQLAGLFARNGLAISLIAALSIAGFVLGFAAWHDPAVLWATHTGPGAFYRLMPHNAMALLFGAALLYAMVAIYFSLRRFWHAAGESLTTLLEPKPLWQAMKDASRLRYLDGGGVGCMNEDELPTDRRRLYHHFTFYGFLLCFAATSTATAYHYLLGMEAPYPWYDLPVLLGTLGGIGLVIGPIGLFVAKLKRDPMLADAPRFGMDVAFLAMLFLTSLTGLALLAFRATPAMGVLMALHLGVVFALFVTMPYGKFVHGLYRFAALVRYARESAALHGKSEEPELPLKKAA from the coding sequence ATGCACGCAACTGAGGCTCTGCGCGAGGCGGACCGCCTGATGACGGTCTGCAATTCCTGCCGCTATTGCGAGGGGCTCTGCGCCGTCTTCCCGGCCATGGAACTGCGGCGCTCCTTCGCCGATGGCGATCTCAACTACCTCGCTAATCTCTGCCATGGCTGCGGCGCATGCTATGCCGACTGCCAGTTTTCGCCGCCTCACGAGTTCGACGTCAATGTGCCGCGTACGCTGGCCGTGGTGCGGGCGGATTCCTACGCCGCCTATGCCTGGCCGCCGCAACTCGCCGGCCTGTTCGCGCGCAACGGGCTTGCCATCAGCCTCATCGCCGCATTGAGCATCGCCGGCTTCGTGCTCGGCTTCGCTGCCTGGCACGATCCCGCCGTGCTGTGGGCCACCCATACCGGTCCCGGCGCCTTCTATCGGCTGATGCCGCACAATGCGATGGCGCTGCTGTTCGGCGCCGCCCTGCTCTACGCAATGGTCGCCATCTATTTCAGCCTGCGCCGGTTCTGGCACGCGGCGGGCGAGTCGCTGACGACGCTGCTCGAACCGAAGCCGCTGTGGCAGGCGATGAAGGATGCCAGCCGGCTGCGCTATCTCGATGGCGGCGGCGTCGGCTGCATGAATGAGGATGAGCTGCCGACCGATCGCCGGCGGCTCTATCATCATTTCACCTTCTACGGCTTCCTCTTGTGCTTCGCCGCCACCTCGACGGCGACGGCCTATCACTATCTGCTCGGCATGGAGGCGCCGTATCCCTGGTACGACCTGCCGGTCCTGCTCGGCACACTCGGCGGCATCGGCCTCGTCATCGGTCCAATCGGGCTTTTCGTCGCGAAGCTGAAGCGCGATCCGATGCTGGCGGACGCGCCGCGCTTCGGCATGGATGTCGCCTTCCTCGCCATGCTGTTCCTGACCAGCCTGACCGGCCTCGCTCTGCTTGCCTTCCGCGCCACGCCGGCGATGGGCGTGCTGATGGCGCTGCATCTCGGCGTGGTGTTCGCGCTGTTTGTCACCATGCCCTATGGCAAGTTCGTGCACGGCCTCTACCGCTTCGCCGCGCTGGTGCGCTACGCCCGCGAAAGCGCCGCGCTGCACGGCAAAAGCGAAGAGCCGGAACTACCGCTGAAGAAGGCTGCCTGA
- the tcuA gene encoding FAD-dependent tricarballylate dehydrogenase TcuA encodes MSASPDLSAPPDSVDVLVVGGGNAALCAAISARRSGASVLVLEAAPKFYRGGNTRHTRNMRCAHDTATEILTGPYTEEEFWDDLKRVTQGETDEELARFMIAESKQMLHWIVEQGVRFQPSLGGTLSLGRTNSFFLGGGRSMLNALYRTAEGLGVEVRYDAEVIGLDIEDGTFRSATFRNGATTATIRARSLVAASGGFEANIDWLKEGWGDIAENFLIRGTPYNRGTMLRMLIDKGVKQIGDPTQCHAVAIDARAPKFDGGIITRLDCVVFGIVVNKNSERFYDEGEDIWPKRYAIWGRLVAAQPDQIAYIIFDARSLELFMPSLFPPIQAGSVPELAGKLGLDAEKLAATVDGFNAAVKPGTFDHTILDDCRTEGLTPPKTHWARRIETAPFYAYPVRPGITFTYLGTRVNKQAQMLMDDGRSATNMFAAGEIMAGNVLGRGYAAGIGMTIGSVFGRIAGREAARHARN; translated from the coding sequence ATGTCGGCATCACCGGATTTGTCGGCACCACCGGATTCCGTCGACGTGCTCGTCGTGGGCGGTGGCAATGCCGCGCTATGCGCGGCCATCAGCGCGCGGAGGTCCGGCGCCTCTGTGCTGGTGCTGGAAGCCGCGCCGAAATTCTATCGCGGCGGCAATACAAGGCACACGCGCAACATGCGCTGCGCCCACGACACCGCCACCGAAATCCTCACCGGCCCCTACACGGAAGAAGAGTTCTGGGACGATCTCAAGCGCGTCACCCAGGGCGAAACCGATGAAGAGCTGGCGCGCTTCATGATCGCCGAATCCAAGCAGATGCTGCACTGGATCGTCGAGCAGGGCGTGCGCTTCCAGCCTTCGCTCGGCGGCACGCTCAGCCTGGGGCGAACCAACTCCTTCTTTCTCGGCGGCGGCCGCTCCATGCTCAACGCGCTCTACCGCACGGCGGAGGGCCTCGGCGTCGAGGTGCGCTACGACGCCGAGGTAATCGGCCTCGACATCGAGGACGGCACGTTCCGCTCCGCCACCTTCCGCAATGGCGCGACCACCGCGACCATCCGCGCCCGCTCCCTGGTCGCCGCCTCCGGCGGGTTCGAAGCCAATATCGACTGGCTGAAGGAAGGCTGGGGCGACATCGCCGAGAACTTCCTCATCCGCGGCACGCCGTATAATCGCGGCACCATGCTGCGCATGCTGATCGACAAGGGCGTGAAGCAGATCGGCGATCCCACCCAGTGCCATGCCGTCGCGATCGACGCGCGGGCGCCCAAGTTCGATGGCGGCATCATCACGCGCCTCGATTGCGTGGTGTTCGGCATCGTCGTGAACAAGAATAGCGAGCGCTTCTATGATGAGGGCGAAGACATCTGGCCCAAGCGCTACGCCATTTGGGGACGCCTGGTCGCGGCGCAGCCGGACCAGATCGCCTACATCATCTTCGATGCCCGCTCGCTCGAATTGTTCATGCCCTCGCTGTTTCCCCCGATCCAGGCGGGCAGCGTCCCGGAACTCGCCGGCAAGCTGGGGCTCGATGCCGAGAAGCTCGCCGCTACCGTGGACGGCTTCAATGCCGCGGTGAAGCCCGGCACCTTCGACCACACCATCCTCGATGATTGCCGCACCGAAGGGCTCACGCCGCCGAAAACGCATTGGGCACGCCGGATCGAGACCGCGCCGTTCTACGCCTATCCGGTGCGGCCCGGCATCACCTTCACCTATCTGGGCACACGCGTGAACAAGCAGGCGCAGATGCTCATGGATGACGGGCGCAGCGCCACCAACATGTTCGCCGCCGGCGAGATCATGGCCGGCAATGTGCTGGGGCGCGGCTATGCCGCCGGCATCGGCATGACCATCGGCAGCGTATTCGGACGGATCGCGGGACGGGAGGCTGCTCGCCATGCACGCAACTGA
- a CDS encoding GntR family transcriptional regulator produces the protein MATAEKTVRDSAVAAPRGLLKPLPPLEPNLPLGEAVFQSLYRALQTGVLGPGDRLREEDIAGELAVSRTPVREALSRMQDRRFVVPAGGRGLLVRRLDLNEVLELYAMREILEGAAARLAATQITRSEILMLEDIQQRLDQSGEDHAAAASLNRRFHEVIAQGARNRYLDLAIAEIKDVILLLRDTTFSEPGRNEAAGREHRLIIDGLSSRDPDAAEHAARNHIHEALKIRLKLLG, from the coding sequence ATGGCGACAGCAGAGAAAACGGTGCGCGACAGTGCGGTGGCGGCCCCCAGGGGCTTGCTCAAGCCGCTCCCGCCTCTTGAGCCAAACCTGCCACTCGGCGAGGCGGTGTTCCAATCGCTCTACCGTGCGCTGCAGACCGGCGTGCTTGGCCCCGGCGACCGGTTGCGCGAGGAAGACATCGCCGGCGAACTCGCGGTAAGCCGGACCCCGGTGCGCGAAGCGCTGAGCCGCATGCAGGATCGTCGCTTCGTGGTTCCCGCCGGCGGCCGCGGTCTGCTGGTGCGACGGCTCGACCTCAATGAGGTGCTCGAGCTCTATGCCATGCGCGAGATCCTGGAAGGGGCGGCGGCACGCCTGGCCGCCACCCAGATCACCCGGTCCGAGATTCTGATGCTCGAAGACATCCAGCAGCGGCTCGACCAGAGCGGCGAGGATCATGCCGCCGCTGCGTCGCTGAACCGGCGCTTCCACGAGGTGATCGCGCAGGGCGCGCGCAACCGCTATCTCGATCTCGCCATCGCCGAGATCAAGGACGTCATTCTCCTGCTTCGCGATACCACCTTCAGCGAGCCGGGCCGCAACGAGGCGGCGGGCCGGGAGCACCGGCTGATCATTGACGGCCTGTCGTCACGTGATCCCGATGCCGCGGAACACGCCGCCCGGAACCACATCCACGAGGCGCTGAAAATCCGGCTCAAGCTGCTCGGCTAG